A DNA window from Seriola aureovittata isolate HTS-2021-v1 ecotype China chromosome 8, ASM2101889v1, whole genome shotgun sequence contains the following coding sequences:
- the sesn4 gene encoding sestrin-3 gives MIICANKMEYPLRTQCQRVQKQVMVNGEKERVSLLFMKALVSRGSVDAVSQQMASHPQYLESFLRTQHYILHMDGPLPLPYRHYIAIMAAARHHCNYLVYLHSAQFLRVGGDPLWLQGLEAAPPRLRLLDHINKVLAHQPWLTACSHIQTLLKSGEQCWSLAELVQAVVILAHCHALCSFVFGCDTDSDFVPLSKSPNGTPPTFCPFDAANGNTNVPQSLATPSEHITRRRSLDSSCDVVCLKERIQKSQEEREKREERLLQTQTLQQTDMEEEEEMICFADLSRFITDPDFCYEEFARREEDHFQVFRVQDYSWEDHGFSLVNRLYSDIGHLLDDRFRSVTTLPSLHSPDLKRAIWNYIHCVLRIRYDDYDYGEVNQLLERDLKLYIKAVACFPDATKTPVCPLSWAVLKTSERIHVNLLIMEARLQAELLYALRAITQYMIA, from the exons ATGATCATCTGTGCGAATAAAATGGAGTACCCCCTGAGAACCCAGTGCCAGCGAGTCCAGAAACAG GTGATGGTGAACGGTGAGAAGGAGCGAGTGTCGCTGCTATTCATGAAGGCTCTGGTCAGCAGGGGGAGCGTGGACGCTGTGTCTCAGCAGATGGCCTCTCACCCTCAGTACTTGGAGAGCTTCCTGCGCACGCAGCACTACATCCTGCACATGGACGGTCCTTTGCCGCTGCCATACCGCCATTACATCGCCATCATG GCTGCAGCACGACATCACTGCAACTACTTGGTGTACCTGCACTCAGCTCAGTTTCTGAGGGTGGGCGGGGACCCTCTGTGGTTGCAGGGCTTGGAGGCGGCGCCCCCTCGCCTTCGCCTCCTTGACCACATCAACAAGGTGCTGGCTCACCAACCCTGGCTCACAGCCTGCTCACACATCCAG ACGCTGCTGAAGTCGGGCGAACAGTGCTGGTCGCTGGCTGAGCTGGTGCAAGCTGTGGTGATCCTGGCCCACTGCCACGCCCtctgcagctttgtgtttggATGCGACACTGATTCAGACTTTGTCCCTCTCTCCAAATCTCCCAACGGTACCCCACCAACCTTCTGCCCCTTTGATGCTGCCAACGGCAACACCAACGTGCCTCAGTCTCTCGCCACTCCCTCGGAACACATAACACGACGACGG TCTCTGGACTCCAGCTGTGATGTGGTTTGTCTAAAAGAGAGGATTCAGAAGTCCCAGGAGGAGcgtgagaagagagaagagcgCCTTCTGCAGACCCAGACACTCCAACAAACAG AtatggaagaagaggaggagatgataTGCTTCGCAGATCTGTCACGTTTTATCACAGACCCTGACTTTTGCTATGAGGAGTTTGCTCGTAGGGAGGAAGACCACTTCCAAGTATTTAGAGTTCAG GACTATTCCTGGGAAGACCACGGCTTCTCCTTAGTGAACAGATTGTATTCAGACATCGGGCACCTCTTGGACGACCGATTCAGGAGCGTGACCACCCTCCCCTCGTTGCACAGCCCCGACCTGAAGAGGGCAATCTGGAATTACATCCATTGTGTGTTAAGAATACG CTATGATGATTATGATTACGGTGAAGTGAACCAGCTGCTGGAGCGGGATTTGAAGCTGTACATCAAGGCTGTGGCTTGTTTTCCGGATGCCACCAAAACTCCAGTGTGTCCGCTGAGTTGGGCTGTACTTAAAACTTCAGAAAGG atACATGTGAATTTACTAATCATGGAGGCCCGGCTGCAGGCGGAGCTGCTATATGCTCTGAGAGCCATCACTCAGTACATGATTGCCTAA
- the foxo4 gene encoding forkhead box protein O6, producing the protein MEESSVPPIDPDFEPQSRPRSCTWPLPRPDISAVKPEGGDGTESAAGTPPADEDKPEPQQITSEPEKASAAAEGGVVAGVGGAGATPRKGSSRRNAWGNQSYADLISQAIENSPEKRLTLAQIYEWMVKTVPYFRDKGDSNSSAGWKNSIRHNLSLHNKFLRVHNESTGKSSWWMLNPEGGKTGKAPRRRAASMDNSSKLLKSRMRAKQTKKQAGAAAGGSLQGDGSTGSAGADSPNSSQQFPKWGVNSSSPSSRGSLDDTDMWTTFRPRTSSNASTLSGRLSPIAPGQEDDDNLPEDGLLGRYTASSLTPTLTETLMEELDLIDGLTLMTGQQGGASPSTAPPAPPTPLPSASTLLPRGSSFSSFHQLQPSSLPQAPTHSGTQASISQCGPSSKEPSTFSNSLFNPMSSSGSRGSGHYSTHVPSSLEALLTSDSPPPSDVMMTQVDPLMPSPGGVGLMGLGTSVVGVRSKPNQLLLGKGLEQNTVAPMALQPQMQPQQHHLHQQQQQQPQQQHQHHSPMGLGMILSGMSQDLSQLSALKAQHATVPAVGSHHGGPVASANPGAGLQAMGPFGAPSCFPTGQDRLPTDLDIDMFTENLDCDVDYIINSDLMDGDGLDFNFDPILPGGQGYTGPATTQGSAHNWVPS; encoded by the exons ATGGAGGAGTCATCGGTGCCCCCGATTGACCCAGATTTTGAGCCGCAGAGCAGACCCCGCTCTTGCACGTGGCCTCTACCGAGACCCGACATCTCCGCTGTCAAACCGGAGGGGGGCGATGGCACCGAGTCCGCCGCAGGTACCCCGCCCGCCGACGAGGATAAGCCCGAGCCGCAGCAAATCACGTCCGAGCCAGAGAAGGCTTCGGCGGCGGCCGAGGGCGGGGTCGTGGCCGGCGTGGGCGGAGCCGGTGCGACGCCCCGCAAAGGATCATCCAGGCGCAACGCGTGGGGGAACCAGAGCTACGCGGACCTGATCAGCCAGGCCATCGAGAACTCACCTGAGAAGAGGCTGACTCTGGCGCAGATCTACGAGTGGATGGTGAAAACAGTGCCTTACTTCAGAGACAAAGGAGACAGCAACAGCTCAGCTGGCTGGAAG AATTCCATCCGCCACAATTTATCACTCCACAACAAGTTCTTGAGGGTACACAATGAATCGACAGGAAAGAGCTCCTGGTGGATGCTCAACCCAGAAGGAGGGAAGACCGGGAAAGCTCCTCGCCGTCGAGCCGCATCCATGGACAACAGCAGCAAACTGCTGAAGAGTCGCATGAGGGCCAAGCAGACCAAGAAGCAGGCGGGAGCGGCCGCCGGAGGGTCACTGCAGGGTGATGGCAGCACGGGGTCAGCGGGCGCAGACAGCCCTAATTCGTCCCAGCAGTTTCCCAAATGGGGGGTCAACAGTAGTAGCCCTTCATCCCGTGGCAGCCTGGACGACACTGACATGTGGACCACCTTCCGTCCACGCACAAGTTCCAACGCCAGCACCCTGAGTGGACGCCTGTCCCCCATCGCTCCTGGACAGGAGGACGACGACAACCTCCCTGAGGACGGGCTGCTGGGAAGATACACTGCCAGCAGCTTGACCCCCACCCTCACCGAGACCCTCATGGAAGAGCTGGATCTGATCGATGGCCTCACGTTGATGACTGGGCAGCAGGGAGGGGCCAGCCCCAGCACAGCCCCACCGGCACCTCCCACTCCGCTGCCCTCTGCCTCCACCCTGCTGCCTCGAGGCTCCAGCTTCTCTTCCTTCCATCAGCTGCAACCATCCAGTCTCCCGCAGGCCCCCACCCACAGTGGGACCCAGGCCTCCATCTCTCAGTGCGGACCCAGCAGCAAGGAGCCATCGACCTTCAGCAACTCCCTCTTCAACCCCATGTCGAGCTCCGGGTCTCGTGGGAGTGGCCACTACAGCACACATGTGCCCTCCAGCCTGGAAGCGCTGCTCACCTCTGACTCCCCTCCTCccagtgatgtcatgatgacCCAGGTGGACCCCCTCATGCCCAGCCCTGGAGGGGTTGGCCTGATGGGTTTGGGCACATCTGTGGTGGGTGTGAGGTCCAAACCCAATCAGCTGCTGTTGGGTAAAGGGCTGGAGCAGAACACGGTGGCCCCCATGGCGCTGCAGCCTCAGATGCAGCCTCAGCAGCACCAccttcaccagcagcagcagcaacagccacaacaacaacaccagcaTCACTCTCCGATGGGGTTGGGGATGATCCTCTCAGGTATGTCTCAGGACCTGTCGCAGCTCTCAGCTCTCAAAGCCCAGCATGCCACGGTGCCGGCTGTGGGCTCTCATCACGGAGGGCCCGTCGCCTCAGCCAATCCGGGTGCAGGTCTGCAGGCGATGGGTCCGTTTGGAGCTCCGTCCTGCTTCCCCACCGGTCAGGACCGACTGCCCACAGATTTGGACATAGACATGTTCACAGAAAACCTGGATTGTGACGTGGACTACATCATCAACAGTGACCTCATGGACGGAGACGGCCTTGATTTCAACTTTGACCCCATACTGCCTGGAGGCCAAGGTTACACGGGCCCGGCCACCACACAGGGCTCCGCTCACAACTGGGTCCCCAGCTAA